Below is a genomic region from Enterobacter hormaechei subsp. xiangfangensis.
GCGGTTACCTGTCCCCATACTTCATCAACAAGCCAGAAACTGGCGCTGTTGAGCTGGAAAGCCCGTTCATCCTGCTGGCTGACAAGAAAATCTCCAACATCCGCGAAATGCTGCCAGTGCTGGAAGCCGTTGCGAAAGCAGGCAAGCCGCTGGTAATCATTGCTGAAGACGTTGAAGGCGAAGCGCTGGCGACCCTGGTGGTTAACACCATGCGTGGCATCGTGAAAGTGGCAGCGGTTAAAGCACCTGGCTTCGGCGATCGTCGTAAGGCGATGCTCCAGGATATCGCTACCCTGACCGGCGGTACCGTGATCTCCGAAGAGATCGGTATGGAGCTGGAAAAAGCGACTCTGGAAGACCTGGGCCAGGCGAAACGCGTTGTGATCAACAAAGACACCACCACCATCATCGACGGTGTGGGTGAAGAAGCCGCTATTCAGGGCCGTGTTGGTCAGATCCGTAAGCAGATCGAAGAAGCAACTTCCGATTACGACCGTGAAAAACTCCAGGAGCGCGTAGCGAAACTGGCAGGTGGCGTAGCGGTAATCAAAGTCGGTGCGGCTACCGAAGTTGAAATGAAAGAGAAGAAAGCACGCGTTGACGACGCCCTGCACGCGACCCGTGCTGCGGTAGAAGAAGGCGTGGTTGCTGGTGGTGGTGTCGCGCTGGTGCGTGTAGCCGCTAAACTGGCTGGCCTGACTGCTCAGAACGAAGACCAGAACGTGGGTATCAAAGTTGCGCTGCGCGCAATGGAAGCTCCGCTGCGTCAGATCGTGTCCAACGCCGGTGAAGAGCCGTCTGTGGTTGCGAACAAGGTGAAAGCGGGTGAAGGTAACTACGGTTACAACGCGGCAACTGAAGAATACGGCAACATGATCGACTTCGGTATCCTGGATCCAACTAAAGTGACCCGTTCTGCTCTGCAATACGCGGCATCTGTAGCTGGCCTGATGATCACGACCGAGTGCATGGTGACCGACCTGCCTAAAGGCGACGCGCCTGACTTAGGTGCTGCTGGTGGTATGGGCGGCATGGGTGGCATGGGCGGCATGATGTAATCATGCTGTTCTGAACCTCTCAGAACGAGCCCCGGGCAGCAATGCCCGGGGTTTTTTATTATCTTCTACTCAAACGTGCCTTTCACGCACACCACGCCTTCACGCACCATATGGCGGCCTTTCGCCCAGACCTCACGGAGCTTCAGGTCATCCGTCAGCACCAGGAAATCGGCATCGCATCCGGGCGCGATCCGCCCTTTATGCTCCAGACCGAGAAACTCCGCCACGTTACGCGTAAATGGCAGAAGTGCCTCCTCCAGAGGCAGGTGATACCGGCCGACCAGCTGCTGTAGCGTATCAAGCAGGGACTCAAAACCCGCCACGCCAATGCCAACAAGATTACCGTTTGCGTCAAAATTCGGCTGGCTGCCGTTGCCATCCGAGCTGAGCGTGAGCCGGTTAAACGGCACCTGCGCGTCACGGGCCGTCGCGATGGCGGTAGCGGCATCAATGGGCTCACTGATGCTGGTGGTGATGTCGATGTACCCCCCTTCGCGGGCATAGTCCAGTGCGGCGTGGAACAGTGCCTGGGCGCGGTTGACGTGGGTTGGCAGCAGCTTCGTGCGAGGCACGTCGGCGTTATTCAGGATGTTAAGCAGTGGCTCCAGCAGTTTAGGGCTGTTGCCGAGGTGAAATACGGATATCCCCGCTTTGGCGCCCAGCAGCCCGCCGACGCGTGACTGGGCGGCCATATTCGCGAGCTGGTCATCTGCCGGTGCGGAAGAGCGATGGTCAGAAATCGCGCATTTCACGCCAATGATTTTATCAATTAGCGCCACATCCTTTTCGATACTGCCAGTGATCGTCGGAGAAGGCAGGCCATACGCGCCTGTCAGCATCCATGCGCTGATCCCTTCATGCTCAAGTGCCCGCGTTTTCGCCAGCAGCGACTCGGGATGGCGGGTCACGCCGTCGGTGCCCAGCAGGCCTACAACGGAGGTGATGCCAGC
It encodes:
- the groL gene encoding chaperonin GroEL (60 kDa chaperone family; promotes refolding of misfolded polypeptides especially under stressful conditions; forms two stacked rings of heptamers to form a barrel-shaped 14mer; ends can be capped by GroES; misfolded proteins enter the barrel where they are refolded when GroES binds) is translated as MAAKDVKFGNDARVKMLRGVNVLADAVKVTLGPKGRNVVLDKSFGAPTITKDGVSVAREIELEDKFENMGAQMVKEVASKANDAAGDGTTTATVLAQAIITEGLKAVAAGMNPMDLKRGIDKAVASAVEELKALSVPCSDSKAIAQVGTISANSDETVGKLIAEAMDKVGKEGVITVEDGTGLEDELDVVEGMQFDRGYLSPYFINKPETGAVELESPFILLADKKISNIREMLPVLEAVAKAGKPLVIIAEDVEGEALATLVVNTMRGIVKVAAVKAPGFGDRRKAMLQDIATLTGGTVISEEIGMELEKATLEDLGQAKRVVINKDTTTIIDGVGEEAAIQGRVGQIRKQIEEATSDYDREKLQERVAKLAGGVAVIKVGAATEVEMKEKKARVDDALHATRAAVEEGVVAGGGVALVRVAAKLAGLTAQNEDQNVGIKVALRAMEAPLRQIVSNAGEEPSVVANKVKAGEGNYGYNAATEEYGNMIDFGILDPTKVTRSALQYAASVAGLMITTECMVTDLPKGDAPDLGAAGGMGGMGGMGGMM
- the iadA gene encoding beta-aspartyl-peptidase; the protein is MDFSVLEPHLFRNAQLYAPEDLGHCDLLIAGGKIVAVEKAGHATMRPDCPESDLAGAVVCPGFIDQHVHLIGGGGEAGPHTRTPEVRLSALVAAGITSVVGLLGTDGVTRHPESLLAKTRALEHEGISAWMLTGAYGLPSPTITGSIEKDVALIDKIIGVKCAISDHRSSAPADDQLANMAAQSRVGGLLGAKAGISVFHLGNSPKLLEPLLNILNNADVPRTKLLPTHVNRAQALFHAALDYAREGGYIDITTSISEPIDAATAIATARDAQVPFNRLTLSSDGNGSQPNFDANGNLVGIGVAGFESLLDTLQQLVGRYHLPLEEALLPFTRNVAEFLGLEHKGRIAPGCDADFLVLTDDLKLREVWAKGRHMVREGVVCVKGTFE